Genomic window (Deltaproteobacteria bacterium):
ATTTCTTTACATGTAAATTTGGAATATTCTCTAAACTATTTTCATACTCAGTAAAATTTCCATATTTTTTAACTAAGGGTTTAACTCTGGTAAGAATTCCCTTGGTGCTTAAAAAAGATTTTAAAAAGCTCTTATAAAACTGAGCCTTTGTATTATTAGCATCTTTTTCCAACGCAATATCTAAAATCTTATCGGCATGCATAAATTGAGTGGGGGTTAATAATTGTTCAGCAGCATCAGTAAGTTCCTCTGATGACATGGTGGCATTGGCTTCTACGATTTTAGATGAGGTATTGACAGCTAATCCATCTTCACGTTTTGACTGACAGGCCGACAGGCAAGCGAGTTGACTCAGAAGTCCTAGCGTAAGTAGGCCTTTAAAAAATTGTGTTCTCATGTATTCTCCGTGAGCCGGGTTAGTCCGGCAGATTGGTTGTTATTGTTTTTTGTTCTTCTGACTTTATTTATATTTGCTGATTTGAAGGCGGTGTAGATTTAGTTTGTAAATAATTAACTAGATTAGTTACCTTTTTGTAAACTCTATAAATTTTATAATTCAGAAAGAATCCAATCTGTGGCAGGTAGGAGCTTGATATTTTTGGGTAAACTGGCCTTTAGGTGCACTCTCATCATTCATCAACTGGATTAGGATCTAAACCTACTTGTTGCTAAATTGGTTTAGATCCTAATCTACATTCTAAGGTACAAAACTTTACCTAAGGCTATTTAAGAATTCGGATTACATTCTTGTCATCAAATCAGAGATTTGTTTTGAAAACTTACTGGGGTCTGGTAAGGAGGATCCTTCAGTCAAAAGGGCTTGATTGTACAAAATTTCTGACCAGGTCTTTTGCTCCTCCTCAGATTTTGTCATCATGACGTCAAACAATGGATGCTTTAAATTTAACTCCAAAATTCTCTTGTTTTTGGGCATTTGAAAATCAGAACCCATTCGTGACATCAGTCTTTCCATATTGGCCGATGGGTCATTAGCCGCATTGACCAGGCATGCAGGGGTTGTGCTGAGGCGATCAGAAATCACCACGTCTTTGATGTTTTCTGTTAGGAAGGTTTTCATCTTCTCGATTAAAGGTAGAAATCTTTCTTTGAGTGATTTATTCTCTTCTTCCTTAGTTTTCTTTTCTTCTGCTGAATCTAGATCCAAATCATTGCGAGTGATAGACTGAAGTTTTTTATCTTTATAAGTTGTTAAACTTCCCATGACCCATTCGTCAATAGGGTCATTACAAAACAAGACTTCAAAACCTTTTTCGTTCAATTTCTCCATGTAAGGAGTCGATTTAATTTGAGTCAGGCTCTCTCCTGTAATAAAATAAATATCCTTTTGATGCGGTTTCATTCTGGCAATGTACTCATCCAAAGAAGATAGCTTTTCTTGAGTTGAAGTCGTAAAAAGCAATAAATCTTGAATTTTATCTTTCGCAGAAGAATCATTGGCAATACCTTCTTTTAAGGTGGAACCAAATTCTTTCCAAAAGTTTTCGTAGAGTTCCCTTGTCTGAGTCATCATGTCTTTTAAGGAAGAATAAATTTTATTAACGACATTCTTTTTTATCAATTGAACTTGACGATCTTGTTGTAAAATTTCGCGTGATACATTTAGAGAAAGATCGCTGCTATCGATAAGGCCCTTAACAAATCGTAAGTGAGGAGGAATTAAATCTTTGCAGTCGCTCATAATAAAAACTTTTTTCACATAAAGACTTAAACCATATTCGGTATCTCGATACTGATAATTCCAAGGTTTTTTCTCAGGAAAAAATAAAAGAGAGGTAAATTCAATATTTCCCTCGGCCTTATAGTGGATTGTTTTCGCAGGATTCGCCCAGTCATGGGAAATGTGTTTATAAAATTCTTGGTATTCCTCAGCCTTGATTTCACTTGCGGGCCTTAGCCAAAGCGCCTTCATAGAATTAAGGGTTTGATCCTCTTCTTTTTCCTTGTCGGTTTCATTTTCTTTCACTTTAGTTTTCATAACCACAGGGTAAGAAATAAAATCGGAATATTTTTTAACTAAAGATTTAAGAGTCCACTCATCACTGAAGTCCGCAACGTGATCTTCTTCCTCAAATTTTTTCAAAGTTAAGGTGATCGTCGTTCCTGTTCCTTCGGGTCTTGGAACTTCGTCAACGGAGTAGGAGCCATCACCTAATGATTCCCAAACTACACCCATATTGGTTCCTGCTTTTTGAGTGTGCAAGGTCACCTTTTCAGAGACCATAAAACTTGAGTAAAATCCCACCCCGAACTGTCCGATAAGTTCAGGCTTGTCTTTCATTTCCTGAGAAATGGTGTGATATTTTTGTGTGCCAGACCTAGCGATAGTTCCAATATACTCGATAACTTCTTCTTTATTCATGCCGATACCAGAATCAATGATTTTTAAAGTTCTGGCTTCTTTATTCGGCTCCAACCTGACTTCATATTTGTGTTCTGCAGGAACAAGCAAATGATTTGTCAAAGCTTCGAACTTCAACTTATCCATAGCGTCTGAGGCATTGGAGATAAGTTCTCGTAAAAAGATCTCTTTGTTCGAATACAAAGAGTGGATCATAAGATCCAATAATTTCTTGATTTCAGCATTAAATGTTTGAGTTTGTTTCATCGGTAATCTCCTTAAGTGAGACCAATATGTGAGCTCTTAAGCATTTGTCAATTGCAAAAAAAATGTAGAACATTGCCAAGTTCTGTGAAATATTCCAAAGTCTGAAAAAGAGGAGGGCAAAGTGAATCGCTTTATAAGGTTATACGTTCATAGAGGCTTAGGTAGAAGCTTAGATAAAGGCTTAGATAAAGGCTTAGGGGGTATGAATTTGATCTCTGTGGGTTTGATAAGCCTTGTTTTATTATCATGTTCCTCTATTCAAAAGGAACAAGCTCAAAAGGATCAAGCTCCAAAAGAACAACTAATCAAAAACTCTGGCACTCAAATTTTATTGCCGGCACTCATACGCTCTGATTACTCTCCCAAAGAATTGACAGAACTTTGTCAAAAGGAAATTAAAATTTTCCAGGAAAGAATAGATAAGTTGGCAACCTTTAAATTTGATACAAAACAGAAGCGATTAGACCGTCAAATGGGTTTGGAGCTCTTCAATCATACTTTTGGTGAACTGGAGTCAGCTTCAGCGGTTTTTTTTGAAAAAACCGCTCCGTTAAATTTCATGTATTCAGTTTCAACACGCGAAGAATTGCGAACGCCTTCACAGGATTGTGAGACTCAAGCTGAACAGCAATCAATTGAAGTGAGTTCAAGAAAAGATTTATTTCAGGTTATGAAGCTGGCGGAAGGTTTGCTTTCAAAAATCAAATTAAACCCAGAGGAAAAGCGAATTGTTTCTGAAACCATGAAGAATTTTAGACTTAATGGATTAGAGCTGCCCGACGAGAAACTCAATGAAGTTAAGAAATTAAAGAAAGAGCTTGCAGATTTGTCCACTCAGTTCGGCGCCAATTTAAATAATAACAATGATTTTGCAGAAATGACGATCGAGGAAATGCAAGGGATACCTGAATCAGTACTCTCTAGGTTCACAAAATTACCAAATGGAAACTATAAAATTCCGGCCAAGAGCACATATAATTTAGCATTTATGGAAAATGCAAGCCGGCCAGACGCACGTCGAAAAATGTTGTCTGTCATGGACAATAGAGAAGCTCAAAAAAATACTGAAATTTTAAAAAGAGCTGTCAGTATTCGCCGTCAATTAGCAAAGCTATTAGGATATAAAGATTGGGCTGATTACAAAACAGCCAATAAAATGGCCAAAACTGGAAAAATAGCCAGAGATTTTTTAGAAGGCCTAAGAAAGAAATTAAAAATACAATATAGAAAAGATTATGCTGAGCTAGTTAATTTTAAAAAACAATTTGATCCGAAGACAACAACCTTGGATCCTTGGGATGGTATTTATTTGGATTACCAGCTTCGAAAGAAAAAATTTAAATTAGATGCTGAATTGCTAAGAGAGTACTTTCCCACTCAATTAGTATTAGAAAAATTATTTCAAATTTACTCTAAGTTGTTGAGAGTTCATTTTATCCAAGTATCTAATGCAACAACTTGGCATTCTAGCGTCCAATTATTTGAAGTTCATGATGAAAAAACGGGTGAGTTACTTTCCTATTTCTATACGGATTTATATCCACGCGAAGGAAAGTACAATCATGCGGCGGCATTTCCATTACGTCCTGGATATTTCACTCAAGGAAAATATGTATTACCTATCGCTGCTATTGTCGCAAATTTAACTCCACCAAGTGCAGATAAACCTTCCTTACTGAGTCATGATGAAGTGGAAACATTATTTCATGAGTTTGGTCACATTATGCATATGGTGTTAACGAAAGCCAATTATGCAAGCCTTTCTGGTGCAAATGTGGCTTGGGACTTTGTTGAAGCCCCTTCTCAAATGCTCGAAAACTGGGTTTGGGAACCAGAAATATTACGACAAATAACCGGGCATTATCGTAATACCAAAGTGCCAATGCCTGAAGAGCTTATTAATAAATTAGTTGCTTCTAGAAAGTTTGATCAATCTTACTTTTCAACTAGACAATTAATGTTGGGACTTTTTGACATGAATTTACATCAAAGTTTAAAGGATCTTGAACCCATAGAAACTTATAAAAAAATATATAAAGAAACAACAGATATGGAACCCTTGCCTGAAACTCATTTTCCAGCAACTTTTGGTCATCTCATGGGAGGATATGATGCCGGATATTATGGATATCTTTGGTCACAGGTTTATGCCCACGATATGTTTACTAAGTTTGCGGGAAAAAATCTTTTATCCTCTGATGTAGGGTACAAGTACCGAACTCAAGTACTTGAAAAAGGAAACACTTATCCAGCGGATGAATTGGTCAAGAAGTTTTTAGGCCGTCAACCCAATAACAAAGCCTTTTTTAGATATTTAGGATTATAATTTGTCAGTCCAGGAAAAGAATCAAATTAAATTAAATTAGTCTCTTTCATCGACACTCAAATTTTACCTTGCTACTCTAACATTTATGGAAAACACAGCGCATTCAATACATACCCCTGGCTTTACGGGGTATCAAAAATTTGTCGTAGCCATTTTAGCCTTTTTGCAATTTACGATTATTTTAGATTTTATGATTATTTCGCCTTTGGGGGCGGTATTAATGCCGGCATTAAAAATTACGCCATCACAATTTGGTGCGATTGTTTCGGCCTATGCCTTTAGTGCTGGGTTATCTGGGCTTTTGGCTGCTGGATTTGCTGATCGTTATGATCGTAAGAAACTCCTTTTGTTTTTTTATGCAGGATTTGTACTGGGGACATTTTTATGTGGTATATCAAAGACCTATGAATTTTTGTTGATGGCTCGGATTATCACAGGGCTTTTTGGCGGAGTTATCGGCTCGATCATTATGGCGATTTCCACAGATATTTTTTCTTTTCAGCAAAGAGGAACAGTGATGGGTTTTATTCAAACAGCCTTTGCAGCTAGTCAAATTTTAGGTATTCCTGCAGGATTGTTTTTTTCTAATTTATGGGGTTGGCAATGGCCTTTTATTTTGATTGTGCTGGTGAGTCTGATTGTTGGGGGAGTCATTATTATATATCTCAAGCCTTTAGAAACTCATTTAAATAAAAAAGTGGATCCTAATCCTTTTCATCACCTGTGGACGACGGTTAAAATCCCAAGCTATTTGTTAGCATTTTTTACCACGGGACTTTTAAGTCTTGGTGGTTATATGCTAATGCCATTTGGAAGTGCGTTCTCTGTGCATAATTTAGGAATTCAAATCGATAAATTGCCTTTGATTTATTTGTTAACGGGAGTAGCTTCCATTTTTATTGGCCCTCTGGTTGGAAAGTCTAGCGATGTTTTTGGAAAATTTAATGTATTTCTTTTTGGTGCTGTCCTTAGCATTGTCATGGTTCTTATTTACACGAACTTAGGTATGACGCCTTTATTTTGGGTGATCGTAGTAAACACAGTGATGTTTATAGGAATTTTCTCTCGGATGATACCTTCACAAGCGCTGATGTCTGTTAT
Coding sequences:
- the htpG gene encoding molecular chaperone HtpG, which translates into the protein MKQTQTFNAEIKKLLDLMIHSLYSNKEIFLRELISNASDAMDKLKFEALTNHLLVPAEHKYEVRLEPNKEARTLKIIDSGIGMNKEEVIEYIGTIARSGTQKYHTISQEMKDKPELIGQFGVGFYSSFMVSEKVTLHTQKAGTNMGVVWESLGDGSYSVDEVPRPEGTGTTITLTLKKFEEEDHVADFSDEWTLKSLVKKYSDFISYPVVMKTKVKENETDKEKEEDQTLNSMKALWLRPASEIKAEEYQEFYKHISHDWANPAKTIHYKAEGNIEFTSLLFFPEKKPWNYQYRDTEYGLSLYVKKVFIMSDCKDLIPPHLRFVKGLIDSSDLSLNVSREILQQDRQVQLIKKNVVNKIYSSLKDMMTQTRELYENFWKEFGSTLKEGIANDSSAKDKIQDLLLFTTSTQEKLSSLDEYIARMKPHQKDIYFITGESLTQIKSTPYMEKLNEKGFEVLFCNDPIDEWVMGSLTTYKDKKLQSITRNDLDLDSAEEKKTKEEENKSLKERFLPLIEKMKTFLTENIKDVVISDRLSTTPACLVNAANDPSANMERLMSRMGSDFQMPKNKRILELNLKHPLFDVMMTKSEEEQKTWSEILYNQALLTEGSSLPDPSKFSKQISDLMTRM
- a CDS encoding Zn-dependent oligopeptidase, producing the protein MNRFIRLYVHRGLGRSLDKGLDKGLGGMNLISVGLISLVLLSCSSIQKEQAQKDQAPKEQLIKNSGTQILLPALIRSDYSPKELTELCQKEIKIFQERIDKLATFKFDTKQKRLDRQMGLELFNHTFGELESASAVFFEKTAPLNFMYSVSTREELRTPSQDCETQAEQQSIEVSSRKDLFQVMKLAEGLLSKIKLNPEEKRIVSETMKNFRLNGLELPDEKLNEVKKLKKELADLSTQFGANLNNNNDFAEMTIEEMQGIPESVLSRFTKLPNGNYKIPAKSTYNLAFMENASRPDARRKMLSVMDNREAQKNTEILKRAVSIRRQLAKLLGYKDWADYKTANKMAKTGKIARDFLEGLRKKLKIQYRKDYAELVNFKKQFDPKTTTLDPWDGIYLDYQLRKKKFKLDAELLREYFPTQLVLEKLFQIYSKLLRVHFIQVSNATTWHSSVQLFEVHDEKTGELLSYFYTDLYPREGKYNHAAAFPLRPGYFTQGKYVLPIAAIVANLTPPSADKPSLLSHDEVETLFHEFGHIMHMVLTKANYASLSGANVAWDFVEAPSQMLENWVWEPEILRQITGHYRNTKVPMPEELINKLVASRKFDQSYFSTRQLMLGLFDMNLHQSLKDLEPIETYKKIYKETTDMEPLPETHFPATFGHLMGGYDAGYYGYLWSQVYAHDMFTKFAGKNLLSSDVGYKYRTQVLEKGNTYPADELVKKFLGRQPNNKAFFRYLGL
- a CDS encoding MFS transporter; this encodes MENTAHSIHTPGFTGYQKFVVAILAFLQFTIILDFMIISPLGAVLMPALKITPSQFGAIVSAYAFSAGLSGLLAAGFADRYDRKKLLLFFYAGFVLGTFLCGISKTYEFLLMARIITGLFGGVIGSIIMAISTDIFSFQQRGTVMGFIQTAFAASQILGIPAGLFFSNLWGWQWPFILIVLVSLIVGGVIIIYLKPLETHLNKKVDPNPFHHLWTTVKIPSYLLAFFTTGLLSLGGYMLMPFGSAFSVHNLGIQIDKLPLIYLLTGVASIFIGPLVGKSSDVFGKFNVFLFGAVLSIVMVLIYTNLGMTPLFWVIVVNTVMFIGIFSRMIPSQALMSVIPSTDRRGAFMAIGSSLQQFAGGFASLAAGLIVVEGVDGKLEHFDTLGYILVLTALVSTYTMFLIHRSIPEPAAKD